A single window of Channa argus isolate prfri chromosome 2, Channa argus male v1.0, whole genome shotgun sequence DNA harbors:
- the glceb gene encoding D-glucuronyl C5-epimerase B isoform X2 has product MRCLAARVNYKTLIIICALFTLITVLLWNRCSSDTSVHFLPRAALVAPSPKEGDASISSQQQPPQPPEPPPVVGVVGGLKYEEIDCLINDESTIKGRREGAEVYLPFSWMEKYFEVYGKVVQYDGYDRFEFQHSYSKVYAQREPYHPDGVFMSFEGYNVEVRDRVKCISGVEGVPLSTQWGPQGYFYAIQIAQYGLSHYSKNLTERPPHVEVYDTAEERDSRASTAPWSVPKGCGLSRVYDNARVTSVRQFSAPVSQCFLQ; this is encoded by the exons ATGCGTTGCTTGGCTGCTCGGGTGAACTACAAGACCCTCATCATCATCTGTGCACTTTTCACACtcatcactgtgctgctgtggaACCGCTGTTCCAGTGACACCTCCGTACACTTCCTGCCCCGCGCTGCCTTGGTGGCTCCAAGTCCCAAAGAGGGGGATGCTAGCATCAGCAGCCAACAGCAACCTCCACAACCTCCAGAGCCCCCACCTGTTGTTGGGGTTGTTGGTGGGCTCAAGTATGAAGAAATCGACTGCCTGATCAATGATGAATCTACTATCAAAGGCCGGCGAGAGGGAGCAGAGGTCTACCTGCCCTTCAGCTGGATGGAAAAATACTTTGAGGTGTATGGCAAAGTAGTGCAGTATGATGGCTATGATCGTTTTGAGTTCCAGCACAGTTATTCAAAGGTTTACGCACAACGTGAGCCCTACCACCCGGACGGAGTCTTCATGTCATTTGAGGGATACAATGTCGAGGTTCGAGACCGTGTAAAGTGTATAAGTGGAGTGGAAG GTGTGCCTCTTTCCACCCAGTGGGGCCCTCAGGGCTACTTCTACGCTATTCAGATTGCCCAGTACGGTTTGAGCCATTACAGCAAAAACCTGACTGAGCGCCCTCCCCACGTGGAGGTCTACGATACGGCCGAAGAGAGAGACAGCCGGGCCAGCACAGCACCGTGGAGTGTGCCGAAAGGTTGCGGTCTGAGCCGTGTCTACGACAATGCCCGAGTGACCTCCGTACGTCAGTTCAGTGCTCCAG tTTCACAGTGCTTTCTTCAGTAA